Proteins encoded by one window of Mustela erminea isolate mMusErm1 chromosome 7, mMusErm1.Pri, whole genome shotgun sequence:
- the LOC116596359 gene encoding LOW QUALITY PROTEIN: high mobility group protein B3-like (The sequence of the model RefSeq protein was modified relative to this genomic sequence to represent the inferred CDS: inserted 2 bases in 1 codon) — translation MAIVTNLTCREPEMKNPEVPVNFAEFSKMCSKRWKTMSGKEKSKFDEMAKADKVRYDWEMKDYGPAKGSKEEDPNIPKRLLSGFFLFCSEFCPKIKSTNPGISNGDVAKLGEMWNNLSDTEKQPYNGKAEKLKKYEKDVADCKSKGKLDGAKXIPTPNKVAQKEVEEEDEEDKEDQEEKMEEGRRRRRNKKTVDLLKKKKKRKERNVVSIPCTSSCYLSYMFHRDMYSYILRLATGNTFLVSRSRLQVSKAEVLNL, via the exons ACATGCAGAGAACCTGAGATGAAAAATCCAGAGGTCCCTGTCAATTTTGCAGAATTTTCCAAGATGTGCTCTAAGAGGTGGAAGACTATGTCTGGGAAAGAGAAGTCTAAATTTGATGAAATGGCAAAGGCAGATAAAGTGCGTTATGATTGGGAAATGAAGGATTATGGACCAGCTAAGGGCAGCAAGGAGGAGGACCCTAATATCCCCAAAAGGCTACTATCTGGATTCTTCCTGTTCTGTTCAGAATTCTGCCCCAAGATCAAATCTACAAACCCTGGTATCTCTAATGGAGATGTGGCAAAGCTGGGTGAGATGTGGAATAACTTAAGTGACACTGAAAAGCAACCTTACAACGGTAAGGCAGAGAAGCTTAAGAAGTATGAGAAGGATGTCGCTGACTGTAAGTCTAAAGGAAAGCTTGACGGTGCAAA GATCCCAACACCCAACAAAGTTGCCCAGAaggaagtagaagaggaagatgaagaagacaAGGAGGATCAAGAggagaagatggaggaggggaggaggaggaggaggaataaaaAAACCGttgatctgttaaaaaaaaaaaagaaaaggaaagaaagaaatgtagtatCTATACCATGTACATCATCATGTTATCTGTCCTACATGTTTCATAGAGATATGTATTCATACATACTGCGCTTGGCAACAGGAAATACGTTTTTGGTTTCCCGTAGTAGGCTGCAAGTTTCGAAAGCAGAAGTCTTAAACCTCTAA
- the CRIPT gene encoding cysteine-rich PDZ-binding protein translates to MVCEKCEKKLGTVITPDTWKDGARNTTESGGRKLNENKALTSKKARFDPYGKNKFSTCRICKSSVHQPGSHYCQGCAYKKGICAMCGKKVLDTKNYKQTSV, encoded by the exons ATGGTGTGCGAAAAAT GTGAAAAGAAACTTGGTACTGTTATCACtccagacacatggaaagatggtGCAAGGAATACCACAG AAAGTGGTGGAAGAAAgctgaatgaaaataaagcttTGACTTCAAAAAAAGCAAG ATTCGATCCATATGGAAAGAATAAGTTCTCCACTTGCAGGATTTGTAAAAGTTCTGTGCATCAACCAGGTTCTCATTATTGCCAGGGCTGTGCCTACAAAAAGG gcaTCTGCGCAATGTGTGGAAAAAAGGTTTTGGATACCAAAAACTACAAGCAGACGTCTGTGTAG